CGCTTCGGCGCTGCTGCCCTGGGCTTTCGATGCTTTTGGCGCATCGGTATCAGCCTCGGCAATCGTGATCTTCAGATCCTGATTCTTGCCCTTGCGCAGGACTTGCAAGGTTGCGCTCGAACCCGGCTTGGTCTCGCCGACCATGCGCGGCAGGTCCGTCGCGTGATCGACCGGACGGCCTTCGAACTTCATGATGATGTCGCCCGGCTGCACGCCCGCCTTCTCGGCAGGGCTGCCCGGCTCGATGCTACGCACCAGTGCACCCTGAGCACGCGGCAAGCCCAGCGAATCGGCCACCTCCTTGCTCACTTCGCTGATCGCCACACCGATACGGCCGCGAACGACCTTGCCCGTCTTCTTGAGCTGATCGACCACGCGCATCACTTCGTCGATCGGAATCGCGAACGAAATGCCCATGAAACCGCCGGTCTGGCTGTAGATCATCGAGTTGATGCCCACGACCTCGCCACGCATATTGATGAGCGGGCCGCCCGAGTTGCCCGGGTTCACGGCCACGTCCGTCTGGATGAACGGCAGGTAATCGCCCGTGTCACGCCCCTTGGCCGACACGATGCCTGCCGTTACCGTATTTTCGAGACCGAACGGCGATCCGATCGCCACCACCCACTCGCCCACACGAAGCTTGTTCGAGTCGCCCACAGGCACCGTCGGCAGGTCCTTGGCATCCACCTTGACCACGGCAACATCGGTACGCTTGTCCGCGCCGACCAGCTTCGCTTTGAACTCACGCTTGTCGGTCAGGGTGACGTAGATGCTGTCCGCGCCGTCGACCACGTGCGCGTTCGTCAGAATGTAGCCGTCGTTCGAGACGATGAAGCCCGAACCCACGCCACTGTTCTGCTCTTCGTCCGGTTGCGGCTGGCCACGTCGCGGCGTGCCACCCTTCGGGCCGGGCTGCTGAGGCATGGGTACGCCGAAGAAGCGGCGGAACAGCTCAGCCATGTCATCGTCCATACCGGGCGGCAAACCACGCTGATTGCGGCTAACGCGCTCGGTCGTCCGAATGTTCACGACGGCCGGGCCGACGCGATCGACGAGTTGAGTGAAATCGGGAAGATTGCTGACGAGCGGTGCGTTCGACGTCGTCGATCCGCCGCTCGGTGCCGAGGCCGGCGCAGCAAAGGCGGCGGGGACTCCCGCCAATTGGGCGGCAATGGCGCCGCCAAGGATGACACGAAGCAGGAGAGTCTTCTTCA
This window of the Pandoraea sputorum genome carries:
- a CDS encoding DegQ family serine endoprotease, with amino-acid sequence MKKTLLLRVILGGAIAAQLAGVPAAFAAPASAPSGGSTTSNAPLVSNLPDFTQLVDRVGPAVVNIRTTERVSRNQRGLPPGMDDDMAELFRRFFGVPMPQQPGPKGGTPRRGQPQPDEEQNSGVGSGFIVSNDGYILTNAHVVDGADSIYVTLTDKREFKAKLVGADKRTDVAVVKVDAKDLPTVPVGDSNKLRVGEWVVAIGSPFGLENTVTAGIVSAKGRDTGDYLPFIQTDVAVNPGNSGGPLINMRGEVVGINSMIYSQTGGFMGISFAIPIDEVMRVVDQLKKTGKVVRGRIGVAISEVSKEVADSLGLPRAQGALVRSIEPGSPAEKAGVQPGDIIMKFEGRPVDHATDLPRMVGETKPGSSATLQVLRKGKNQDLKITIAEADTDAPKASKAQGSSAEAPHPNALGLVVSDLTDAQKKDLKLRGGVQVELAEGPAGRAGLQQGDIILRVGDADIVNAKQFEDVVKALDPKRLVPILVRRGDATQFVPLRPRAPGAK